In one Dreissena polymorpha isolate Duluth1 chromosome 7, UMN_Dpol_1.0, whole genome shotgun sequence genomic region, the following are encoded:
- the LOC127837964 gene encoding peroxisome biogenesis factor 10-like codes for MFKVAGKAEIIRSQQKDEYYLTYLRKMSADVVHSLLGARAWITWRRELDLAADLGYFCLTTLSGFQTIGEEYVNIIQVESSRRHVPSILRRLTMVLFHVLIPYTIRKGLDWLERRLQSHGLQEVPIATREFLLKCIPIARDLVLYTHRLHMAVFYMQGMFYQLAKRFNGVQYLQYTGGAQRVSDDSVSKSFRILGWLTLAQLAGSALLGTRAYLQQTYRKGAGLIGGSDTHSEVGGQVSPDRKCALCLGERSRSSATPCGHLFCWSCIHDWCATKAECPLCREHVEPHRIVCLQNFDAS; via the exons ATGTTCAAAGTAGCTGGCAAAGCGGAGATTATAAGATCTCAACAGAAGGATGAATATTACCTGACATACTTGAGAAAAATGTCAGCTGATGTTGTCCATAGCTTGCTTG GTGCAAGGGCCTGGATTACTTGGCGCAGAGAGCTGGACCTGGCAGCTGACCTTGGGTACTTCTGTCTCACAACCCTCTCGG GTTTCCAGACCATAGGTGAGGAGTATGTGAACATTATCCAGGTGGAATCTTCCAGAAGACATGTACCCTCTATACTG CGTCGCCTCACTATGGTACTCTTCCACGTGTTGATACCGTACACCATACGCAAGGGTCTAGACTGGCTGGAGAGGAGGCTGCAGTCACATGGTCTCCAGGAGGTCCCCATAGCAACCAGGGAGTTTCTCCTGAAGTGCATTCCCATTGCTAGGGACCTGGTCCTTTacacacacagactgcacatggCTGTGTTCTACATGCAAGGAATGTTCTATCAACTTGCAAAGCGATTCAATGGAGTGCAATAT TTGCAGTACACAGGTGGTGCACAGAGGGTGTCTGATGATTCAGTGAGCAAGAGTTTCCGAATTCTAGGCTGGCTGACCCTGGCCCAGCTTGCGGGGTCTGCATTGCTGGGAACCAGGGCATACTTGCAGCAGACGTACAGAAAGGGAGCCGGCCTGATAGGAGGAAGTGATACCCA TTCAGAGGTGGGAGGTCAGGTGTCCCCAGACAGAAAGTGTGCCCTGTGTCTGGGTGAGAGGTCACGTAGCTCCGCGACCCCCTGTGGCCACCTCTTCTGCTGGAGCTGCATACACGACTGGTGCGCGACCAAG GCCGAATGTCCTCTGTGTAGGGAACACGTAGAGCCACACCGTATCGTCTGCCTACAGAACTTTGATGCCTCCTGA